The region aaactcaATATTAtctattgttttttcttttttttcttcataattttctctatttaaaaaaaaattattacgtctattgtatttatattttaaacttactCGACTTCACTTTGTTTCATTGTTCTTAATTTTGAAGTTACTCGACTCTATTGAAGTAGCTAGAAACGACTAAAAGACGTTCCGTCaaagaagaatttttaatgcaatcaAAAGTCAAAAGTTAATACTGCCGTAAACTATTATTTTCATCTTCAATTATCTTGTCACGTTATGTGCTGCGCTACTATATACTTATGCCTATACCTATACCTCGGTTATTACGTGTCACATCGGAAAGAATATCCAATAAAAGAACATTTTCGAACAGTGAAAGACAGGTGTGCCTTGTTAttggagaaataaaatagtcAATTATAAACATGGTGCAATATGTGTGACGTTTCTTGCGTTAGTTCAGAAATCGATAGCGTACGCTTGGCACGTATTACTTTGTCCTAGCACGTTGGAGAGTGTATATTAGACATGCTATCGAATTTTGTACGCGAGTACAATATAAACCGagtatttttatcgttttcagGCCTCTGGCCCTTTCAAGATAGACtcgtaaaaaatgtattacgaaCTTTCTGCGTGCTATTGGAAATAAGTTCTTATGCGCCTGAGGTAACGCACATCAATTACAATACATTCAGCTCGGCAAAGTACATACCGTAGCTTTTACAATGCccagaaatatattaaagtttacCACAAAgtatatgcaaaaataaattaacgcgcacgaacatttatttaattactaaacagattattttaattattcctaatTGTTGCACATAGATATTACTGCTGTGCGATCACTGGGACAATTCGCAGATGATTTTTGATGCTGGCTATCAATTCATATTCACGACTTCTTTTGTTGGGAGGGGTTTGCATAACATTTGGAATCAAGACAGAGTAAATTCACACAGCTATATTGCAATGCCGTGCGTGTAATAATGTGTCTATTTACTTATGTGTTAAATTGTTTCTATGTTTGTTACAATCAGTTACAACAGTTATGCATAGCCATTGACAATCATTGGGACATATTTACGGACGACTTAGAAGTTCAAGTGATGAAAAATTACTCTTCACTATCACGAAAATTTACGAAACTTTTCGCAGGTTAGtacgttattataatatttgctaCATTAAAATCTGCATATTGTGAAAGagcgttattaaataaaattttcaattaaaaaaatttttcttttaagtatttctcaattttaaattaattttatgatataaatatatttttctttctaacatTGCAGGATTATTGATCGTTATGTTATTAACATTTGTAGCAATACCTTTAGCGCCAGTATTGCTAGACGTGATAATGCCTATTAACGAATCACGCCCGCGGATTTTTGCAGTTGAAGTGGAATTCAGATTGAATAAagaagattattttatattcatttttggTTACACCACCGCTATAATTCTAGTGGGTATAAACATCGTAATGGGAGTTGATGCGATGCATATCATGTGCACAGCTCATGCTTGTAGTTTATTCGCGGCCGTCAggtaacgttaaaaattattaaaataattggacTGCTTATCGTTGAAAATATTACAAGATACAATTTTCGCATACGAGATATAATTTCCACGTACCGTTTAATATAACTAGAAGTCATGTGCGCGCACTATTTTTTAAGCGACTTCAATTACtaacaacgaaaaaaaaatcatgcgacttaccgatctgcatgagcttcggCGGAGTTgaaagttctgccggtgactgtaacataaaaaagaaaataatataaacatgttagttaaataataagattaataaaaaaaagatttgtttttttttttttaa is a window of Cardiocondyla obscurior isolate alpha-2009 linkage group LG11, Cobs3.1, whole genome shotgun sequence DNA encoding:
- the LOC139106728 gene encoding odorant receptor 4-like, which codes for MLSNFVREYNINRVFLSFSGLWPFQDRLVKNVLRTFCVLLEISSYAPEILLLCDHWDNSQMIFDAGYQFIFTTSFVGRGLHNIWNQDRLQQLCIAIDNHWDIFTDDLEVQVMKNYSSLSRKFTKLFAGLLIVMLLTFVAIPLAPVLLDVIMPINESRPRIFAVEVEFRLNKEDYFIFIFGYTTAIILVGINIVMGVDAMHIMCTAHACSLFAAVSKQIENIISKANNNKLNKCGYLILDSVNEEIIYQEYIICLKKHQLAIEFVNILESSFQGLSLLLLLLLLANISLIGVRILYVLQIEELIKFGLMFILLLSDLLIVCYSGQRLIDESQNVFYRAYAAEWYNFSPRLKSLLIMTLYRSNIPCGLKAGNMIPLCIATYAAVVRIAMSYFTAFKSFKD